The Desulfitobacterium chlororespirans DSM 11544 genome window below encodes:
- a CDS encoding S1C family serine protease → MNEKKNRLLPLAALCIISALLGGVSSVSLLQYVYPQTLSAIEAQANLNSPGTASPVTLLANTQTDESNSPVVQVAKDVGPAVVGVSNYQTVSNAYRYGFGLGSRDNTQSSELVEAGTGSGFIIDAQNGYIVTNYHVIEKAQKITVSLSDGRNLEAKLIGSDARTDLAVLQISDTSNLTEVKLGDSSQIEVGEFVVAIGNPGGNKFARSVTAGVISATNRTLQMSGESTLYNMLQTDAAINPGNSGGPLVNYSGEIIGINSAKYAESGFEGMGFAIPITEATSIITQLIENGAAKHPALSVSVSDQYLLYAKEQNLPLGAYIYEVNPEGPAGKAGIQEGDVITHVNDVKVENSTELIGEIYKHNVGDKVTLTFIRDGQTKAVQVTLGEITS, encoded by the coding sequence ATGAATGAGAAAAAAAACCGGCTACTTCCTTTAGCAGCTTTATGTATTATCAGTGCTCTTCTCGGCGGAGTCTCATCAGTATCGCTTCTCCAATATGTCTATCCGCAGACCCTTAGCGCTATCGAGGCGCAAGCCAATCTAAATTCCCCAGGCACCGCCAGCCCCGTGACCCTTCTCGCCAATACCCAAACGGATGAATCCAATTCTCCTGTGGTTCAAGTAGCCAAAGACGTAGGCCCAGCAGTAGTGGGCGTCTCGAATTACCAAACCGTTTCCAATGCCTATAGGTACGGATTTGGCTTAGGCTCCAGAGATAATACCCAGAGCTCCGAGCTGGTGGAAGCAGGAACTGGTTCCGGATTTATCATTGATGCACAGAATGGTTATATCGTAACCAACTATCATGTGATTGAAAAGGCTCAAAAAATCACGGTCAGCCTCAGTGATGGCCGCAACCTTGAGGCCAAGCTAATCGGCTCAGACGCTCGCACTGATTTAGCCGTCCTGCAGATCTCCGATACCAGCAATCTCACTGAAGTAAAACTGGGGGACTCTTCCCAAATTGAAGTAGGGGAGTTTGTCGTCGCCATCGGAAATCCGGGAGGAAACAAGTTTGCCCGTTCCGTAACAGCAGGCGTTATCTCCGCCACCAACCGTACTCTCCAGATGTCCGGCGAATCCACCCTCTACAATATGCTGCAAACGGATGCCGCTATCAATCCTGGCAACAGCGGCGGCCCCCTGGTCAATTACTCCGGGGAAATCATCGGCATTAACTCAGCCAAATATGCTGAAAGTGGATTTGAAGGTATGGGCTTTGCTATTCCTATCACTGAAGCCACTTCCATCATCACCCAACTTATTGAAAATGGCGCAGCAAAACATCCTGCTCTCTCAGTCTCGGTCAGCGATCAATATCTTCTTTATGCCAAAGAGCAAAATCTACCCCTGGGGGCCTATATCTATGAAGTCAATCCTGAAGGACCCGCCGGAAAAGCGGGAATTCAGGAAGGCGATGTGATTACTCATGTGAATGATGTCAAAGTTGAAAACTCCACTGAACTGATTGGGGAGATTTATAAGCACAATGTAGGGGATAAAGTGACACTGA
- a CDS encoding DUF1858 domain-containing protein yields MLTGAEKITDVVEKYPQSVEVFQKYGMHCFGCMAARFENVEQGAMAHGIDVPSLIKDLNKAIGNQS; encoded by the coding sequence ATGCTTACTGGTGCTGAAAAAATTACTGATGTTGTAGAAAAATACCCACAGTCGGTAGAAGTCTTCCAAAAATACGGCATGCATTGCTTTGGCTGCATGGCAGCCCGTTTTGAAAATGTTGAACAAGGCGCTATGGCCCATGGGATCGATGTCCCCAGCCTTATCAAGGATTTAAATAAGGCCATCGGAAATCAATCGTAG